The following proteins are co-located in the Choristoneura fumiferana chromosome 23, NRCan_CFum_1, whole genome shotgun sequence genome:
- the CSN4 gene encoding COP9 signalosome subunit 4 isoform X2, with protein MPLNLQSVRQYLNELRNSGGLHKDQAEKYRNVLMEILKNPDVDLPHSLKAFIEAIVNENVSLVISRQLLTDVSTHLALLSDAVSQDVSHFALDVIQPRVISFEEQVASIRQHLADIYERNQNWKEAANVLVGIPLETGQKQYSVDYKLETYLKIARLYLEVDDPVQAEAYVNRASLLQAETTNEQLQIYYKVCYARVLDYRRKFIEAAQRYNELSYRNIIHEDERMTCLRNALICTVLASAGQQRSRMLATLFKDERCQQLPAYSILEKMYLDRIIRRSELHEFEALMQTHQKATTQDGSSILDRAVFEHNLLSASKLYNNITFEELGALLETPPARAERIAAHMISEARMHGHIDQINSIVHFETREILPQWDKQIQSLCYQVNSLIEKIAAAEPEWMAKIVEEEMIQ; from the exons GTACCGCAATGTTCTCATGGAAATTCTTAAAAATCCAGATGTGGATCTACCACACTCACTCAAGGCATTTATTGAAGCAA TTGTAAATGAAAACGTGAGCCTGGTTATATCCAGGCAACTGCTCACTGACGTCAGCACTCACTTGGCCCTGCTGTCCGATGCTGTGTCTCAGGATGTGTCCCACTTCGCTCTTGATGTCATCCAGCCGAGGGTCATTTCATTTGAAGAACAG GTAGCAAGTATCAGACAGCACTTGGCAGACATTTACGAACGCAACCAGAACTGGAAAGAAGCTGCCAATGTCTTAGTTGGAATACCTTTAGAAACAGGacaaaa ACAATACTCGGTGGACTACAAGCTAGAGACGTACCTGAAGATAGCCCGGCTGTACCTGGAGGTCGACGACCCCGTGCAGGCGGAGGCCTACGTGAACCGCGCCTCGCTGCTGCAGGCCGAGACCACTAACGAACAGCTGCAGATCTACTATAAAGTGTGCTACGCCCGCGTCTTGGATTACAGGAG GAAATTCATAGAAGCAGCACAGCGTTACAATGAGCTCTCGTACCGGAACATCATACACGAGGACGAACGGATGACGTGCCTCAGGAATGCTCTCATCTGCACGGTCCTGGCGTCCGCCG GTCAACAGCGGTCGCGCATGCTGGCAACACTGTTCAAGGACGAGCGCTGCCAGCAGCTGCCGGCGTACTCCATCCTGGAGAAGATGTACCTGGACCGCATCATCCGCCGCTCCGAGCTGCACGAGTTTGAGGCGCTCATGCAGACGCACCAGAAG GCGACGACGCAGGACGGATCGTCGATCCTGGACCGCGCGGTGTTCGAGCACAACCTCCTGTCAGCGAGCAAGTTGTACAACAACATCACGTTCGAGGAGCTCGGCGCGCTGCTGGAGAcgccgcccgcgcgcgccgAGCGTATCGCCGCGCACATGATCAGCGAGGCGCGCATGCACGGACACATCGACCAGATCAACTCCATCGTGCACTTCGAGA CTCGAGAGATCCTTCCTCAGTGGGACAAGCAGATCCAGAGCTTGTGCTACCAGGTGAATAGTCTGATCGAAAAGATTGCCGCTGCGGAGCCAGAGTGGATGGCCAAGATCGTCGAGGAGGAAATGATACAGTAA
- the CSN4 gene encoding COP9 signalosome subunit 4 isoform X1 codes for MSPIKIHQPLFLFVVVFYIEESGTGLKMWYRNVLMEILKNPDVDLPHSLKAFIEAIVNENVSLVISRQLLTDVSTHLALLSDAVSQDVSHFALDVIQPRVISFEEQVASIRQHLADIYERNQNWKEAANVLVGIPLETGQKQYSVDYKLETYLKIARLYLEVDDPVQAEAYVNRASLLQAETTNEQLQIYYKVCYARVLDYRRKFIEAAQRYNELSYRNIIHEDERMTCLRNALICTVLASAGQQRSRMLATLFKDERCQQLPAYSILEKMYLDRIIRRSELHEFEALMQTHQKATTQDGSSILDRAVFEHNLLSASKLYNNITFEELGALLETPPARAERIAAHMISEARMHGHIDQINSIVHFETREILPQWDKQIQSLCYQVNSLIEKIAAAEPEWMAKIVEEEMIQ; via the exons GTACCGCAATGTTCTCATGGAAATTCTTAAAAATCCAGATGTGGATCTACCACACTCACTCAAGGCATTTATTGAAGCAA TTGTAAATGAAAACGTGAGCCTGGTTATATCCAGGCAACTGCTCACTGACGTCAGCACTCACTTGGCCCTGCTGTCCGATGCTGTGTCTCAGGATGTGTCCCACTTCGCTCTTGATGTCATCCAGCCGAGGGTCATTTCATTTGAAGAACAG GTAGCAAGTATCAGACAGCACTTGGCAGACATTTACGAACGCAACCAGAACTGGAAAGAAGCTGCCAATGTCTTAGTTGGAATACCTTTAGAAACAGGacaaaa ACAATACTCGGTGGACTACAAGCTAGAGACGTACCTGAAGATAGCCCGGCTGTACCTGGAGGTCGACGACCCCGTGCAGGCGGAGGCCTACGTGAACCGCGCCTCGCTGCTGCAGGCCGAGACCACTAACGAACAGCTGCAGATCTACTATAAAGTGTGCTACGCCCGCGTCTTGGATTACAGGAG GAAATTCATAGAAGCAGCACAGCGTTACAATGAGCTCTCGTACCGGAACATCATACACGAGGACGAACGGATGACGTGCCTCAGGAATGCTCTCATCTGCACGGTCCTGGCGTCCGCCG GTCAACAGCGGTCGCGCATGCTGGCAACACTGTTCAAGGACGAGCGCTGCCAGCAGCTGCCGGCGTACTCCATCCTGGAGAAGATGTACCTGGACCGCATCATCCGCCGCTCCGAGCTGCACGAGTTTGAGGCGCTCATGCAGACGCACCAGAAG GCGACGACGCAGGACGGATCGTCGATCCTGGACCGCGCGGTGTTCGAGCACAACCTCCTGTCAGCGAGCAAGTTGTACAACAACATCACGTTCGAGGAGCTCGGCGCGCTGCTGGAGAcgccgcccgcgcgcgccgAGCGTATCGCCGCGCACATGATCAGCGAGGCGCGCATGCACGGACACATCGACCAGATCAACTCCATCGTGCACTTCGAGA CTCGAGAGATCCTTCCTCAGTGGGACAAGCAGATCCAGAGCTTGTGCTACCAGGTGAATAGTCTGATCGAAAAGATTGCCGCTGCGGAGCCAGAGTGGATGGCCAAGATCGTCGAGGAGGAAATGATACAGTAA